tttttatttatcctTTAGTCTAAGATTACTTTAGAACTTATTGAAATTATATCAGGGGCTAATGCTTTATAGAACaattcacaaaaaaaaaaaaaaatatatatatatatatataatatattccaaatatattattgtgtaaatgttatataattttttaaagtattaattttatagatCCATCAAAAATAATTCCTTATCATATAGTTTATATTGAAtctcttttatatatacatttttatatttttaaatgctacaatatatatataatatgaatattttattattttaatttcctttttttttatcatttgatatatatattatatatttttttatttatttatttatatttgtatttgtatatttatattatgcttaatttttatataacaattaaaatataataatccttatttaaaaaggtgatattaaaaaaataaaaggaaagtttaatatttgtttgtatataatcatataaataattctttattatccATAAGgttgtaaataatatacatccAATCAAATTCAATctttatctatataaatatatatatatatatatattttacatatatataatttcttaatATGCAAAAAATTTCCTTCTAATCTAACTattacattaaaaaataatatatatatatgtattattttttatacgtaatatattatatatatataatatatatattatatatacttaatatgtaaaaaaaaaaaaaaaaaaaataataaataaataataaaatatttaaatatatatatatatatatatatattacatattatacatatatacataatatatgtttattttttttttttaaaaagataaacgtgtaaaaatatttaaaaaaaaaaaatagtgtgaatataaataatttgatgatattcttattattttatatatgctttaattttaattatagcTTCACAAGCAAATATgaacaaaacaaaaattcatatttttatatgaaatgagaaaaaaaaaaatatattttttttgtacataagataaaagaataaatttactattattatttatttattttattattttatttttattttttttaataaaagaaagaaCTTGTTAAAAagtatgtattttatatataaataaatatattgataaattaatatatttataaatattatatatataatgtataaaaaaagagtgtttattttataatatttagaattaataattatatatattatatataatatatatatgttaagaGTATAGAATTAAAAAGTCTATTCTAAACTCCAtggttttctttttatatattataaataaataaatatatatatatattatatttttttttttgttttttcgtTTTTGTAATATCTCCTAACAATATGAtggattaatatatatatatatatatatgtatatgtaatattattgtatatattttatattatgataattttattatgatcgtaatatttattttaaaaagtgAAGAAAGTAAAAGGTAGTCATTTTTATAgagtatttttatattttttacacaaaatataaatgtaacattatatatatatatatgtatttttttttttttgtttatatatttaatatgacTAAAAACCTTTTTCTTTGGGTTTACAGTTTAGAAGCTTGTAGTCCCCACGTTTGTATATTGTGAGATacttgaaaatattatacgtATTAATTTACTTTTgaaattttttgtttcttttttttttttttttttttttttttttttgctttattgagaaataatttatattaataaaaaagagaagGATATCTCACTATATGTTGCTTGTAATGTATATTCTGaaatttacataaaaataaacatacacataatatatatatatttatatatttatatatgtttattttatctctgtgttattatatacatgtcCATTTGAAATATGAATagaaaattatgaacaaagtaaaaataaaatatacagaattaataatataagataaaaaaaaaaaaaatggcaTGCATAAGCGCTATCTTTATAATTGATTTAAAAGGAAAAGTAATAATTAATAGAAATTATAGAGGAGAAGTAAATGTAAATTTAACAGAGGTATTTTATAATTGTGTTATTGATCAAGaagataatttaataaaaccaATATTTCATGTGAACGGTTTGACATATTGTTGGGTAgctcataataatatatattttttagctGTAACACGTAAGAATAGTAATGCAACATTAATTATagcatttttatataaactcATACAAGTATTAAAAGATTATTTTAAGGTTTTAGAAGAAGAAAGTATTAAAGATAATTTTGTAATTACATATGAATTATTAGATGAAATGATTGATAATGGATTTCCTCAATTAAGTgaagtaaaaatattaagagaatatataaaaaataaagcacATCAACTAAcagttaataattttaaaataccTTCAGCATTAACTAATTCTGTATCATGGAGAAATGAaggtattaaatataaaaaaaatgaaatattctTAGATGTTGTTGAAagtttaaatattattatatcttctAATGGTACGGTTTTAAGAAGTGAAATTTTAGGATGTCTTAAAATGAAATCATATTTATCAGGTATGCCTGAATTAAAATTAGgattaaatgataaattactttttaataaaaatcttAATAATTATCCTAATTCagcaaataataatgttaataataaaaccaAACTTGTTGAATTAGAAGATATTAAATTTCATCAATGTGTTAGATTATCAAAATTTGAAAATGATAGAACTATTTCATTCATTCCTCCTGATGggatttttaatttaatgaCTTATCGTTTAAGTACTCATGTCAAACCTTTATTTTGGCtagatattaatattacaaaaaagtCTCTAACAAAAATTGAATATACTGTTAAAGCAAAATcacaatttaaaaataaaagtatagCAAATAATGTCGAATTCCATCTACCAGTACCTGCTGATGTTGATTCACCACATTTTCAAACATACATAGGAACAGTCAAATATTATCCAGATAAAGATATTCTAATATGGAAAGTAAAACAATTTCAAGGacaaaaggaatatattatgaatgcCCAATTCGGTTTACCTTCTATTGTctcaaatgaaaataaagatcTATATTATAAGAGACCagtaaatattaaatttgaAATCCCATATTTCACAGTCTCAGGTATAACTGTAAGGTActtaaaaattatagaaaaaagTGGTTATCAAGCCTTGCCATGGGTCAGGTATATAACACAAAATGGAGACTATCAGGTCAGAATGTCAtaggaaaagaaaataaaatgaaacatattaattcattaaaaaatggtataaatgaatatttgattagtcatatatatatcatgtgaaaaaaaaaaaaaaaaaaaaaaaaaaaagatgttATCTCTCCAAAATTAAAGGTAtagatgaatatatatatatatatatatatatatgtgtattttattttttcttgtttttatttattaatataatttttaagaatatGTCAATTTTTGTgaaccaaaaaaaattaaaaaaaacaaacgtTTTCaatgttacatatatatatatgttccaTTTGCCAAAAGGGAAACATTTGATGATTGTTCCaagtaaaaaattttaattttatatatttttgcacAGCATTTATCttcaatatatgtatatatttatatatttatttatttatttatatgattgtTTAGATGTAgtgtaaaatattttgaaataaatcaaaaaaaaactttttttttttttttttttccctttaatttttaaagtttatataaaatgtacaattaaaaaaaaaaaaaaaaaaaaaaaagaaataaaaataaaaataaaaataaaaataaaaataaaaataaaaataaaaatagaaatagaAATAGAAAGATAGAAAGAAAGAAAgcaaatattttattcaaaaacaattttttaaaaaaaataaatattatatatataaatatttttatttatatattttctaaaaaaaaagaaaaaatagaagATTCACttgataaagaaatatacacataaatgcatatatttttttttggtagtGATAAATACAAAATGTTATTAAGACATAAGTAGATTaggtttatttatttttatttttttatgtttatttgtCTATCTGTCTATCCTTTTGTCAACCTGTTTTATATtcctacatatatatatatatatatatatatttatatatatatatttaatttgtttagTTGCCCCCCCCCCAAATTACAATTAAACTAATTGTATACCATATATTTTCCCGTTGCTGAGAATTGCTTACATCCATGTATGACCTTATTAATTGCTAATAATAGATCTTTCTCTGTAATAGTTTTTCTTCTTGCTCTTATAGCAAACATACCTGCTTCAGTGCAGACACTTCTTATATCCGAACCTGTACTGTTAGGACATAATCTAGCTAAAAGTTCAAATCTTACATCTCTACTCATATTCATAGTATTAGCatgtattttaaatatatgtgttcTACCTTCTAAATCTGGTAAACTGAATTCAATTCTACGATCAATTCTACCAGGTCTTACTAATGCACTATCTAAGGTATCTGGCCTATTAGTAGCCATCAGTACCTTAATATTACCTCTATTATCAAATCCATCTAATTGATTAACAATTTCTAACATTGTTCTTTGTACTTCATGATCTCCATGAGCACTTTCATCACCTCTTGAACCTCCAATAGCATCAACTTcatcaataaataaaatacaagCCTTTTTAGATTTTGCCATTTGAAATAATTCTCTAACCATTCTAGCCCCTTCTCCAACATATTTCTGAACCAATTCTGAACCAATCACACAAATAAAACATGCATCAGTTCTATTAGCAATAGCCCTAGCTGTTAAGGTTTTACCAGTACCTGGAGgaccatataataatactccTTTAGGTGGATCAATACCTAAGGTTACAAATCTTTCAGGTTGTAATAATGGCATTTCAACAACCTCTCTTAATTTTTCTAACTGTTCTTTACATCCACCAATATCATTATAAGTAATATCAGGTTTTTCTTCAACAGTCATCATAGTAACACTTGGATCAATTTTTGGAGGTAATAATATttgaattttatatttagtaCGATCAACACCTACTCTCATTCCTTCTTCAATATCACTTGGAGCTACCTTATCTCCTAATCCTACTACAAATTTAGCTATTTGTTTtacattaataatatattttgtttgatCAGTGTCAgcattaataatttttgtaCATCTAGCAACTTGTAAAGGTTGTTCTTCATTTAACATCTGCTTATCTAATTGTAAATCCCATTGATTCGGTAAGCACAATCCTGTATCACTTTCTCTTACACcacataatttatttatattaacaaGGAGTCCTGATATGTCTCCTTCTACCTTTTTAATGGTCTTCGAATATGGACCAGAgccctaaaaaaaaaaaaaaataaaataaaataaaataaaataaaaaaatatatggacaatataaaaaattaaacaaataaataaatatatatatatatatatatatatatgaatatatttgcACACGTATAcacataaaacatatattttataatcattCCATTGTAAAGAATTGCCATTCATacaatattcattttttcttaaaaattaaagcatataataaattacataaatatatatatatatatatatatataattgtgttCAGGTAAACAAaacgaaaaaatataacatatatatcaaatatattatatatatatatatatatttttattttattacatatgatttcaatatatttatatcttcatcatctaATGGCTTCGATTGAGTGGTAGTTTCTTCTTCCATATTTAATACGGACTCATAAatcttaataaataaatttattatttttttttttttttttcttctttcttttttatttttttctatgaaAATCAAAATGTAAAAACATGTGAATgaatttttctttcttttgaaaaaattatatttcaaaaaattatgatcaaagaaagaaaa
This region of Plasmodium sp. gorilla clade G2 genome assembly, chromosome: 13 genomic DNA includes:
- a CDS encoding 26S protease regulatory subunit 7, putative → MEEETTTQSKPLDDEDINILKSYGSGPYSKTIKKVEGDISGLLVNINKLCGVRESDTGLCLPNQWDLQLDKQMLNEEQPLQVARCTKIINADTDQTKYIINVKQIAKFVVGLGDKVAPSDIEEGMRVGVDRTKYKIQILLPPKIDPSVTMMTVEEKPDITYNDIGGCKEQLEKLREVVEMPLLQPERFVTLGIDPPKGVLLYGPPGTGKTLTARAIANRTDACFICVIGSELVQKYVGEGARMVRELFQMAKSKKACILFIDEVDAIGGSRGDESAHGDHEVQRTMLEIVNQLDGFDNRGNIKVLMATNRPDTLDSALVRPGRIDRRIEFSLPDLEGRTHIFKIHANTMNMSRDVRFELLARLCPNSTGSDIRSVCTEAGMFAIRARRKTITEKDLLLAINKVIHGCKQFSATGKYMVYN
- a CDS encoding AP-1 complex subunit mu-1 — encoded protein: MACISAIFIIDLKGKVIINRNYRGEVNVNLTEVFYNCVIDQEDNLIKPIFHVNGLTYCWVAHNNIYFLAVTRKNSNATLIIAFLYKLIQVLKDYFKVLEEESIKDNFVITYELLDEMIDNGFPQLSEVKILREYIKNKAHQLTVNNFKIPSALTNSVSWRNEGIKYKKNEIFLDVVESLNIIISSNGTVLRSEILGCLKMKSYLSGMPELKLGLNDKLLFNKNLNNYPNSANNNVNNKTKLVELEDIKFHQCVRLSKFENDRTISFIPPDGIFNLMTYRLSTHVKPLFWLDINITKKSLTKIEYTVKAKSQFKNKSIANNVEFHLPVPADVDSPHFQTYIGTVKYYPDKDILIWKVKQFQGQKEYIMNAQFGLPSIVSNENKDLYYKRPVNIKFEIPYFTVSGITVRYLKIIEKSGYQALPWVRYITQNGDYQVRMS